From Lolium rigidum isolate FL_2022 unplaced genomic scaffold, APGP_CSIRO_Lrig_0.1 contig_38240_1, whole genome shotgun sequence, a single genomic window includes:
- the LOC124681269 gene encoding calmodulin-binding transcription activator 2-like → MSKELPQVVDLDMKSNCDAFWSGIETVSVADGSIMPTEQLDAYAVSPSLSPNQLFSILDVSPSCMYIGQKTKVSVTGTFLAKKEHVENCKWSCMFGDVEVPAEVLTDGTLRCCAPAHRSGRVPFYVTCSNRVACSEVREFEYRDSDYQYMETSYSQANGVNEMHLHIRLEKLLSLGPDDQQLLFLSSGNEKHELINAVNSLMLDEKWSDQGSISDGKEVLLTRDQTSKKSVKERLHYWLIYKINDDGKGPNVLCKEGQGVIHLVAALGYDWAIRPIIVAGVNVNFRDAHGWTALHWAASCGRERSVGILMANGAGAGLLTDPNSEFPSGRTPADLASANGHKGIAGFLAESALTSHLSQLTIRESKDSSVQEVSGLPVVVNLDETNSSQLAVEDSHAESLQGSLSAVRKSHQAAARIFQAFRVESFHRKKVVEYGDDDCGLSDEHTLSLVSLKNVKPGQHDTHLHSAAVRIQNKFRGWKGRREFMIIRQRIVKLQAHVRGHQVRKNYRKVVWSVGIMEKVILRWRRKRPGLRGIRPGNQLEGPSQQIQPAKAEDEYDFLQDGKRQAEARLQRALARVHSMAQYPEAREQYQRLTTCVAEMQQSRVMQDEMLSEAANGTDFMAGLEDLIPRDDAQMSVIW, encoded by the exons ATGAGTAAAGAACTTCCACAGGTGGTTGATTTGGATATGAAATCCAACTGCGATGCTTTCTGGAGTGGCATTGAGACTGTGAGTGTTGCTGATGGTTCCATTATGCCAACTGAACAGCTAGATGCTTATGCAGTGAGCCCTTCACTTTCTCCAAACCAGTTATTCAGCATTCTGGATGTTTCACCAAGCTGCATGTATATTGGTCAAAAGACAAAg GTTTCAGTTACTGGTAcattcttggcaaagaaggagcATGTGGAAAACTGTAAGTGGTCGTGTATGTTTGGGGATGTTGAAGTACCAGCTGAGGTTTTAACAGATGGCACCCTTCGCTGCTGTGCGCCAGCACATCGATCTGGTAGAGTTCCTTTCTATGTGACCTGCTCAAACAGGGTCGCTTGTAGTGAAGTGCGAGAATTTGAGTATAGAGATTCTGATTACCAGTACATGGAGACTTCATACTCTCAAGCTAATGGTGTAAATGAAATGCACCTGCATATTCGTCTTGAGAAGCTTCTTTCCTTGGGGCCAGATGACCAGCAGCTGCTTTTCTTGAGCAGTGGGAATGAGAAACACGAGCTAATCAATGCTGTTAATTCCTTGATGCTCGATGAGAAATGGTCAGACCAGGGATCAATATCTGATGGGAAAGAAGTTTTGTTGACAAGGGACCAAACTTCAAAGAAATCTGTGAAAGAGAGGCTTCACTATTGGCTTATCTATAAAATAAATGATGACGGAAAGGGTCCAAATGTGCTGTGCAAGGAAGGGCAGGGTGTAATTCATTTGGTAGCTGCACTGGGCTATGATTGGGCTATAAGACCGATAATTGTTGCTGGTGTCAATGTGAACTTTAGAGATGCTCATGGATGGACTGCACTTCACTGGGCTGCATCCTGTGGAAG AGAGCGGTCAGTTGGcatccttatggcaaatggagctGGAGCAGGTCTATTAACAGATCCCAATTCTGAATTTCCTTCTGGAAGAACTCCAGCAGACTTAGCCTCAGCAAATGGACACAAGGGCATTGCTGGTTTTCTTGCAGAATCTGCTTTGACAAGCCATCTGTCACAACTTACTATAAGGGAATCAAAGGATAGCAGTGTGCAAGAAGTTTCTGGATTACCAGTTGTTGTTAATCTCGATGAAACCAATTCTTCCCAGCTTGCTGTAGAGGATTCTCATGCTGAATCACTACAAGGTTCATTAAGTGCTGTCCGTAAATCCCATCAAGCTGCAGCTAGGATATTTCAAGCATTCAGGGTGGAGTCATTCCACAGAAAGAAGGTTGTGGAATATGGAGATGACGATTGTGGATTATCTGATGAACACACACTTTCACTTGTTTCTCTTAAAAATGTCAAACCGGGACAACACGATACACATTTGCATTCTGCTGCAGTTCGTATCCAAAACAAGTTCCGTGGTTGGAAGGGGAGAAGGGAGTTTATGATCATTCGCCAGAGAATTGTCAAATTACAG GCTCATGTACGTGGACACCAAGTGAGGAAAAACTACCGGAAAGTCGTTTGGTCAGTCGGTATCATGGAGAAAGTTATCCTGAGATGGAGGAGAAAGAGACCTGGCTTGCGTGGGATCCGACCTGGGAATCAGCTAGAAGGCCCATCACAGCAGATCCAACCTGCAAAGGCAGAAGATGAATACGACTTCTTGCAGGATGGTAAGAGGCAGGCCGAAGCCAGACTGCAGAGAGCGCTTGCCCGTGTGCACTCCATGGCTCAGTATCCAGAAGCAAGGGAGCAGTATCAGAGGCTCACAACTTGTGTTGCTGAAATGCAACAGTCCAGG GTGATGCAGGATGAGATGTTAAGCGAGGCAGCCAATGGTACTGATTTCATGGCTGGGCTGGAGGACTTGATCCCGAGAGACGATGCGCAGATGTCTGTTATCTGGTGA